In Horticoccus luteus, the following proteins share a genomic window:
- a CDS encoding DUF3127 domain-containing protein: MFEISGTIKKIFDEQTFGSGFNKREFVVTVPDGRFPQDLKFETVKDKVALVGALKVGEKVKVSFDIRGREWKENYYVNLNAWKIESLDTGGRGPASTDDGPPLSEPEPGAGSMDLDEDPPF, from the coding sequence ATGTTTGAAATCTCGGGCACCATCAAAAAAATCTTCGACGAGCAGACCTTCGGCAGCGGCTTCAACAAGCGCGAGTTCGTGGTGACTGTTCCCGACGGACGCTTTCCGCAGGACCTCAAATTCGAAACCGTGAAGGACAAAGTCGCCCTCGTGGGCGCGCTCAAGGTCGGCGAAAAAGTGAAAGTCTCCTTCGACATCCGCGGTCGCGAGTGGAAGGAAAACTATTACGTCAACTTGAACGCGTGGAAGATCGAGTCGCTGGACACGGGCGGCCGGGGCCCGGCGTCAACAGACGACGGTCCGCCATTGAGTGAACCCGAGCCGGGAGCCGGCAGCATGGATCTTGATGAAGATCCGCCGTTTTGA
- a CDS encoding WD40/YVTN/BNR-like repeat-containing protein codes for MVSSDDAKAPHPASQTPSSGALPALDLSAAAIAQRYRARREFILSEAVAAVVPGDPTRGSKFDIAACFHRGEKREAALARLEVLDRATPSANMFWAYPTVTVMLAGQQALDAKSRDRMTELWRTYWPSRGDTENHWLLSYASYYLVAQTHPDAGPECWFNGRSSAENLAEAKNYIEHWIGVTTSYGQGEYDSPNYIEEYAVGLALLAGWAQDKAFRDRAKQMLDYIFYDYAAETLDGLYGGAHSRVYPRHIMAPGRTAAAALGWLLFGLGEYEPSERQVTRHQLRDELPERGAKLIALSGYEPPPILERIARERAQPYVERERKRTRWRMRHAGPDSFVIGDKRTVPVYKYSYVDPDFILGSSQGGLLQPIQQQTWGLIWRTENAVMRCPSFFGVQPYASSVEGSMYFPVDPAVVTDLITRSKADYDSPDKLASGSPYEQVVQSGRALIALQDIPASALFHHITLFFSRDLEHTVEDSSGWIFTQGGPVYLACRPFVQGQWRPNDWTGFLSGGAGGILVSGDFEEWGVGHRCYVSEAHQNGYIVQVAATRDFSSFAAFQDAVRGLALTFSLSPTPAATFTALDGTKLQVRYGDTPHVNGAPVDYANWPLFDSPFGHAAVGSRQLSLQHGGETQLLDFQNRPRESVVPALPPVPADSAASTRPAFYAALTMTKAQQNTATPSDSGLYERLPSGEWVLTGPRILGVATLALHPTNPAIQLIASADGVVRTVDHGRTWRKTTGWEVADVRAIEFDAGNPDLVYAATMWSPLRSVDAGQTWTCTQRGLDRLYGQTLIADRQQPGRVLMGMEEGLYASVDAALTWQRLNFPTVTITRLRQSPVQPQRLLAATLVQGAWLSTDAGETWKPTDPATATAQLYAAALDSHDPALMAIGGWGAGVRVSGDAGQTWVDRSAGLPNLNVFVLAFDPQHPARLWASTFEEGSFYSDDRGQTWQNGGLYGAYGADFVFGRVATTPASAHSSS; via the coding sequence ATGGTCTCTTCCGACGACGCCAAAGCTCCTCATCCTGCCTCGCAGACGCCCTCGAGCGGCGCGCTTCCGGCGCTCGATCTCTCGGCCGCCGCGATCGCGCAGCGCTATCGGGCCCGCCGCGAGTTCATCCTGAGCGAAGCCGTCGCCGCCGTGGTGCCGGGCGATCCCACGCGGGGGAGCAAATTCGATATCGCCGCGTGTTTCCACCGGGGCGAAAAGCGCGAGGCCGCCCTGGCCCGGCTCGAAGTTCTCGACCGTGCGACGCCCTCCGCGAACATGTTTTGGGCGTATCCCACGGTGACCGTAATGCTGGCCGGCCAGCAGGCGCTCGATGCGAAGAGTCGCGACCGCATGACCGAATTGTGGCGCACGTATTGGCCGAGCCGGGGCGACACCGAGAACCACTGGCTGCTCAGCTATGCGAGTTATTATCTCGTGGCGCAAACCCACCCCGACGCGGGACCGGAGTGTTGGTTCAACGGCCGGTCTTCCGCCGAGAATCTGGCCGAAGCCAAAAACTATATAGAACACTGGATCGGCGTCACGACCAGCTACGGGCAGGGAGAATACGATTCTCCCAACTACATCGAGGAATACGCCGTCGGGCTCGCGCTGCTTGCGGGCTGGGCGCAGGATAAGGCGTTCCGCGACCGTGCGAAGCAGATGCTCGACTATATTTTCTATGATTATGCGGCGGAGACGCTGGACGGGCTTTATGGCGGGGCGCACAGTCGCGTGTATCCGCGCCATATCATGGCTCCGGGCCGCACCGCGGCGGCCGCCCTCGGCTGGTTGTTGTTTGGCCTGGGCGAGTATGAGCCCAGCGAGCGACAGGTGACGCGCCATCAACTGCGCGACGAACTGCCGGAGCGCGGCGCCAAATTGATCGCCCTCAGCGGCTACGAGCCGCCGCCGATCTTGGAACGCATCGCCCGCGAGCGCGCGCAGCCTTATGTCGAACGGGAGCGCAAGCGCACCCGCTGGCGGATGCGGCATGCGGGGCCGGATTCCTTCGTGATCGGCGACAAGCGCACCGTGCCGGTGTATAAATACAGCTACGTTGACCCTGACTTCATCCTGGGTTCGTCCCAAGGCGGCCTGCTGCAACCGATCCAGCAGCAAACGTGGGGACTGATCTGGCGCACGGAAAACGCCGTGATGCGGTGTCCTTCGTTTTTCGGCGTGCAGCCGTATGCTTCGTCGGTTGAGGGCAGCATGTATTTCCCCGTCGATCCCGCCGTGGTCACCGATTTGATCACGCGCTCGAAGGCGGACTACGACTCACCAGACAAACTCGCCAGCGGTTCACCGTATGAGCAGGTCGTGCAAAGCGGCCGGGCGCTCATCGCGCTGCAGGACATTCCCGCCTCGGCACTCTTTCACCACATCACGCTTTTTTTCTCCCGTGATTTGGAGCACACCGTCGAGGATTCGTCCGGTTGGATCTTCACGCAAGGCGGCCCCGTCTACCTTGCCTGCCGACCCTTCGTTCAAGGCCAATGGCGTCCGAACGACTGGACCGGTTTTCTCAGCGGAGGCGCTGGCGGTATTCTCGTCAGCGGCGATTTCGAGGAGTGGGGCGTAGGGCACCGCTGCTACGTCAGCGAGGCGCATCAAAACGGCTACATCGTGCAAGTCGCCGCCACACGCGACTTCTCGTCGTTCGCGGCGTTTCAAGACGCCGTGCGCGGGCTGGCGCTGACCTTTTCGCTGTCGCCGACGCCGGCGGCCACGTTCACCGCTTTGGACGGCACGAAGCTCCAGGTCCGCTATGGCGACACGCCGCACGTGAACGGCGCGCCAGTGGACTACGCCAACTGGCCGCTCTTCGACAGCCCCTTCGGCCACGCCGCGGTCGGCAGTCGACAGCTCTCTCTCCAGCACGGCGGTGAGACCCAGTTGCTCGATTTTCAAAATCGTCCCCGTGAGTCTGTCGTCCCGGCTTTGCCACCGGTCCCCGCCGACTCCGCTGCGTCCACCCGGCCGGCGTTCTACGCGGCGTTGACCATGACGAAGGCGCAGCAGAACACCGCGACGCCGTCCGACTCGGGCTTGTATGAGCGGTTGCCCTCGGGCGAATGGGTGCTCACCGGACCGCGCATTCTCGGCGTGGCGACGCTGGCGCTCCATCCCACGAACCCAGCCATTCAGTTGATCGCCTCAGCCGACGGCGTGGTCCGCACGGTCGATCACGGCCGGACTTGGCGCAAGACCACCGGTTGGGAGGTCGCCGACGTGAGGGCCATCGAATTCGACGCGGGCAATCCCGATCTCGTCTACGCTGCCACCATGTGGAGCCCCTTGCGCTCGGTGGATGCCGGACAGACTTGGACGTGCACGCAACGCGGGTTGGACCGACTCTATGGCCAGACGTTGATCGCGGACCGACAACAACCAGGACGCGTGTTAATGGGTATGGAGGAAGGGCTCTACGCCTCGGTCGACGCCGCGCTGACGTGGCAGCGGCTCAACTTTCCCACCGTCACGATTACGCGTCTGCGGCAAAGTCCTGTGCAACCGCAACGGTTGCTCGCCGCCACGCTCGTCCAGGGCGCCTGGCTTTCCACTGATGCAGGGGAGACGTGGAAACCCACGGACCCCGCCACGGCGACCGCGCAACTCTACGCCGCCGCACTGGATTCGCACGATCCCGCCTTGATGGCGATCGGCGGCTGGGGAGCCGGTGTGCGAGTCTCCGGCGACGCGGGCCAAACCTGGGTGGACCGCAGCGCAGGTCTGCCTAACCTGAATGTGTTCGTCCTCGCGTTCGATCCGCAGCATCCCGCCCGTTTGTGGGCCTCGACGTTTGAGGAAGGCTCGTTCTACAGCGATGACCGCGGGCAGACTTGGCAGAATGGCGGACTCTACGGCGCGTATGGCGCGGATTTCGTCTTCGGCCGCGTCGCGACAACTCCGGCGAGCGCCCATTCGTCCTCGTAA